From Streptosporangium album, the proteins below share one genomic window:
- a CDS encoding M48 family metallopeptidase, translating to MPDMTTTPDRNRVQLPGISSRAYEHPADRSALVALRSLSGFDTVLKQMSGLISERRLRLIYLASAVRTSDTQFRVLHDMGRDAAYALDLHRIPEIYVQQNPLVQAKAIGFDDPFIVVSTGLLDLMDSEEQRFVIGHETAHILSGHAVYRTMLDILTRLATRVAWIPLGYIGLRAIVAGLEEWHRKSELSADRGGLLCGQDPDAALRALMKLAGGSRLHEMNIEAFLDQAREYDTAGDVRDGLLKVLNLLGTTHPFAVSRVAELDKWRRGGEYDAIIGGTYPRRTDDANAKISEEVRAAARSYRESWSQSQDPFIGVLRDVAEGAVNAGERIFNRFSRRDGN from the coding sequence ATGCCGGACATGACCACCACCCCGGATCGCAACCGCGTGCAGCTTCCCGGAATCAGCTCACGTGCCTACGAACATCCCGCTGACCGGTCCGCGCTGGTCGCCCTGCGCTCGCTCAGCGGATTCGACACGGTGCTCAAGCAGATGTCCGGACTGATCAGCGAGCGCCGCCTGCGCCTGATCTACCTCGCCTCGGCCGTCCGCACCAGTGACACCCAGTTCCGTGTCCTGCACGACATGGGCCGCGACGCCGCCTACGCGCTCGACCTCCACCGCATTCCCGAGATCTACGTCCAGCAGAACCCGCTGGTCCAGGCGAAGGCGATCGGCTTCGACGACCCGTTCATCGTCGTCTCCACCGGCCTGCTCGACCTGATGGACTCGGAGGAGCAGCGTTTCGTCATCGGGCACGAGACCGCGCACATCCTCTCCGGCCACGCGGTCTACCGCACGATGCTGGACATCCTCACCCGCCTGGCCACCCGGGTGGCCTGGATCCCGCTCGGCTACATCGGCCTGCGCGCGATCGTCGCCGGTCTGGAGGAGTGGCATCGCAAGTCCGAGCTCTCCGCCGACCGCGGTGGCCTGCTCTGCGGCCAGGACCCCGATGCCGCCCTGCGGGCCCTGATGAAGCTCGCCGGAGGGTCGCGCCTGCACGAGATGAACATCGAGGCCTTCCTCGACCAGGCACGGGAGTACGACACGGCGGGCGACGTCCGCGACGGCCTGCTCAAGGTCCTCAACCTGCTCGGCACCACCCACCCGTTCGCGGTCTCCCGGGTGGCCGAGCTGGACAAGTGGCGCCGCGGCGGCGAGTACGACGCGATCATCGGAGGCACCTATCCCCGCCGTACCGACGACGCGAACGCCAAGATCTCCGAAGAGGTCAGAGCCGCAGCCCGTTCCTACCGCGAGTCCTGGTCGCAGTCCCAGGACCCCTTCATCGGCGTCCTGCGCGACGTGGCCGAGGGCGCGGTCAACGCGGGAGAGCGCATCTTCAACCGCTTCTCACGCCGCGACGGTAACTAG
- a CDS encoding helix-turn-helix transcriptional regulator has protein sequence MRASRLLSLLMLLQTRGRMTAQELAAELEVSVRTVYRDVESLHSAGVPLYGDAGPSGGYRLLEGYRTRLTGLTSEEAESLFLAGMPGPAAELGLGSVVTAAQLKLMAALPVELRDRAGRIRERFHLDTPTWYHGADETPHLAAVADAVWNERRLEIRYHRWKAPREVVRRLEPYGLVLKAGRWYLIACGGGEDVRTYRVSQIRELHTLPETFTRPAGFDLAAHWNGALEEFEARLLQGEAVVRLSPNGMERLPDMVRPAVLRAAEAGAETPDPDGWTQVTVPIESLSHALSDFLRFGEDLEVVSPAELRDLMAATAQSLVRLYDASAGRPGISRRPQTVRR, from the coding sequence ATGCGCGCGAGCCGGCTCCTCTCCCTGCTGATGTTGCTCCAGACCCGTGGCCGGATGACCGCGCAGGAGCTGGCAGCCGAGCTGGAGGTCTCGGTCCGGACCGTCTACCGGGACGTGGAGTCGCTCCACTCGGCCGGTGTCCCCCTGTACGGCGACGCCGGCCCCTCAGGCGGTTACCGGCTGCTGGAGGGCTACCGCACCCGGCTCACCGGCCTGACCTCGGAAGAGGCCGAGTCGCTTTTCCTCGCCGGGATGCCGGGGCCCGCCGCCGAACTCGGGCTCGGGTCGGTGGTGACGGCCGCCCAGCTCAAGCTCATGGCCGCGCTCCCGGTCGAGCTCCGCGACCGGGCCGGGCGGATACGCGAGCGTTTCCACCTCGACACCCCGACCTGGTACCACGGCGCCGACGAGACCCCGCATCTGGCGGCGGTCGCCGACGCGGTGTGGAACGAGCGCCGGCTGGAGATCCGCTACCACCGGTGGAAGGCCCCCCGGGAGGTGGTGCGGAGGCTGGAGCCGTACGGGCTGGTGCTCAAGGCCGGCCGCTGGTACCTCATCGCCTGCGGCGGCGGCGAGGACGTACGCACCTACCGGGTCTCCCAGATCCGCGAGCTGCACACGCTCCCGGAAACCTTCACCCGTCCCGCCGGATTCGATCTCGCCGCCCACTGGAACGGCGCCCTGGAGGAGTTCGAGGCACGGCTCCTGCAGGGCGAGGCCGTCGTCCGCCTCTCGCCGAACGGGATGGAACGCCTGCCCGACATGGTCCGCCCCGCCGTCCTGCGGGCGGCCGAGGCCGGCGCCGAAACTCCGGACCCGGACGGCTGGACACAGGTCACGGTCCCCATCGAGTCGCTCTCGCACGCGCTGAGCGACTTCCTGCGGTTCGGCGAGGACCTGGAGGTCGTCTCCCCCGCCGAGCTCCGCGACCTGATGGCGGCGACCGCCCAGTCCCTGGTACGGCTCTACGATGCGTCTGCGGGCCGGCCGGGGATCAGTAGACGCCCTCAGACCGTGAGACGGTGA
- a CDS encoding CynX/NimT family MFS transporter, giving the protein MTVLTQETRGRTGKTTGSLAWLLVAGIVLAALNLRTAVTSVGPVLDQITLGLGMSGVGVGLLTTLPVLIFASVGAMTPSLARKVGEHRLLLFALVTLGAGLLIRAMVGSAGVFLFSSALALSGGAVGNVLIPTLIKRHFPGRAGTMTTVYTTALAVGTMLAAAATVPIERAADGNWHVALGVWAALAAVAAIPWLALLRSEPERDTGSNDLGPRALVRSKLAWAVAAYFGTQSMVAYIMFGFLPKILIDGGYTTGQAGLVLGVFTAIGIPVSMVVPWIASKFADQRPVVATFVAFYVVGFLGLWLAPADLAWGSAMLVGIGMGSFPLALTMLALRTRTPEATAALSAFGQSAGYLIAGAGPLIVGVMYESTRGWTLPFLLLFAVVGVQLVTGWYAGRTRYLEDERALTG; this is encoded by the coding sequence ATGACCGTGCTAACCCAGGAGACACGGGGCCGCACCGGTAAGACGACGGGATCTCTTGCCTGGTTGCTCGTGGCGGGCATCGTCCTCGCCGCGCTGAACCTGCGCACCGCCGTCACCAGTGTGGGGCCGGTCCTCGACCAGATCACGTTGGGCCTGGGCATGTCGGGAGTGGGCGTCGGTCTTCTCACCACGCTGCCCGTGCTCATCTTCGCGTCGGTCGGTGCGATGACGCCGTCGCTGGCGAGGAAGGTCGGCGAACACCGGCTGCTGCTGTTCGCCCTGGTCACTCTCGGTGCGGGTCTGCTGATCCGCGCGATGGTGGGCTCCGCGGGGGTGTTCCTGTTCAGCAGCGCCCTGGCGCTGTCGGGGGGCGCGGTGGGCAACGTGCTCATCCCCACCCTGATCAAGCGCCACTTCCCGGGCCGGGCCGGGACCATGACCACCGTCTACACCACCGCGCTCGCGGTGGGCACGATGCTCGCGGCCGCCGCGACCGTGCCGATCGAGCGGGCCGCCGACGGCAACTGGCACGTTGCCCTCGGGGTGTGGGCGGCGCTGGCCGCTGTCGCCGCCATTCCGTGGCTTGCGCTGTTGCGCAGTGAGCCGGAGCGGGACACGGGCAGCAACGATCTCGGTCCCCGGGCCCTGGTCCGGAGCAAGCTGGCCTGGGCGGTCGCCGCGTACTTCGGTACGCAGAGCATGGTGGCCTACATCATGTTCGGCTTCCTGCCCAAGATCCTCATCGATGGCGGTTACACCACCGGCCAGGCCGGGCTGGTGCTGGGCGTCTTCACCGCGATCGGCATCCCGGTCTCGATGGTCGTGCCCTGGATCGCCTCGAAGTTCGCCGACCAGCGGCCCGTGGTGGCGACGTTCGTGGCCTTCTACGTGGTCGGCTTCCTCGGTCTCTGGCTGGCCCCGGCGGATCTGGCCTGGGGGTCCGCGATGCTGGTCGGCATCGGGATGGGATCCTTCCCGCTCGCGCTGACCATGCTCGCCCTCCGTACCCGTACCCCGGAGGCCACGGCCGCGCTGTCGGCCTTCGGGCAGAGCGCCGGTTATCTCATCGCGGGCGCCGGCCCCCTGATCGTCGGTGTGATGTACGAGTCGACCCGCGGCTGGACGCTGCCGTTCCTGCTCCTGTTCGCCGTGGTGGGGGTGCAGCTCGTGACCGGCTGGTACGCGGGCCGCACCCGCTACCTGGAGGACGAGCGGGCCCTCACCGGCTGA
- a CDS encoding DoxX family protein yields the protein MRRSLYDLAALIARIVLGAIFVVHGWQKLNTGGLDGTAAMFGSAGVPMPRISAGFAMAVELGGGILLILGLLTPLVGLLLAADMLGAFIFVHSRNGLLIAEGGFELVGALGSAALLLAAGGAGRISLDHLLFGRRRERRRGRENAPAYVPPIQDESPSRIPPTAVQQRPPASEDVAPSHPPTPEDATQPQPSIEPEGTRPKPPDAGTPPL from the coding sequence GTGAGGCGTTCCCTGTACGATCTGGCCGCGCTGATCGCGCGGATCGTCCTTGGTGCCATCTTCGTCGTGCACGGATGGCAGAAGCTCAACACGGGCGGTCTGGACGGCACCGCCGCCATGTTCGGCTCGGCGGGCGTGCCCATGCCCCGGATATCCGCCGGCTTCGCCATGGCCGTCGAACTCGGCGGGGGAATCCTGCTCATCCTGGGGCTGTTGACCCCGCTCGTCGGTCTTCTGCTCGCCGCGGACATGCTCGGTGCGTTCATATTCGTGCACTCGCGTAACGGCCTCCTCATCGCGGAGGGTGGATTCGAGCTGGTCGGCGCCCTGGGCTCGGCCGCGCTGCTGCTGGCCGCCGGCGGCGCGGGCCGGATCAGCCTGGACCACCTCCTTTTCGGCCGCCGCCGGGAGCGCCGGCGGGGTCGTGAGAACGCGCCGGCGTACGTGCCGCCCATCCAGGACGAGTCCCCGTCACGGATCCCGCCCACCGCGGTCCAGCAACGGCCGCCGGCGTCGGAGGACGTGGCCCCGTCACATCCGCCGACGCCGGAGGACGCGACCCAGCCGCAGCCGTCGATCGAACCGGAGGGTACCCGCCCGAAACCGCCTGACGCCGGGACCCCGCCCCTCTGA
- the rsfS gene encoding ribosome silencing factor, which produces MTATDRSVQLVRLAAEAAADKLADDILAYDVSEQLVITDAFVLCSATNDRQVRAIVDEIEDRLRIEADAKPVRREGEREGRWVLLDYIDIVVHVQHEEDRTFYALERLWKDCPSISLPDSVRQAAAQRAREAVTE; this is translated from the coding sequence GTGACCGCAACCGACAGATCCGTACAGCTCGTCAGGCTCGCCGCCGAGGCCGCGGCAGACAAACTGGCCGACGACATTCTTGCCTACGACGTGAGCGAGCAGCTCGTCATCACCGACGCGTTCGTGCTCTGCTCCGCCACCAACGACCGCCAGGTCCGCGCCATCGTCGACGAAATCGAGGACAGGCTGCGGATCGAGGCCGACGCCAAGCCCGTCCGCCGCGAGGGTGAGCGGGAGGGGCGCTGGGTTCTCCTGGACTACATCGACATCGTCGTGCACGTCCAGCACGAGGAGGACCGCACCTTCTACGCTCTTGAGCGTCTGTGGAAGGACTGTCCTTCCATCTCCCTGCCGGACAGCGTGCGGCAGGCCGCCGCCCAGCGCGCCCGCGAGGCGGTAACTGAGTGA
- the proB gene encoding glutamate 5-kinase codes for MESARDRIRTASRLVVKVGSSSLTTAQGMIDVDRVDALVDVLAARRGTGTQLVLVSSGAIAAGLGPLGLSSRPRDLATQQAAASVGQGVLVARYTSSFARYGLRVGQVLLTADDMMRRSHHVNAQRTLGRLLELGIVPVVNENDTVATDEIRFGDNDRLAALVAHLTRADALVLLSDVDALYDGDPRRPGARRLGDVRGPDDLIGVELGKGGAVGTGGMVTKVQAARIATGAGVPVVLTAAAHAAQALAGSDVGTYFHPDGRHPGTRLLWLAHATTGRGRLHLDPGAVEAVVSRRKSLLPAGVTAVDGEFAAGDPVDLCGPLGRVVARGLVNFDAGEIPELLGRSTRELATSLGPEYERELIHRDDIVILESHH; via the coding sequence GTGGAGTCTGCGCGTGATCGGATCCGTACGGCCTCACGCCTCGTCGTGAAGGTGGGTTCGTCCTCGCTCACCACCGCGCAGGGGATGATCGACGTCGACCGGGTGGACGCCCTGGTCGACGTGCTCGCCGCCCGGCGTGGGACCGGAACGCAGCTCGTGCTGGTCTCCTCCGGCGCGATCGCGGCCGGTCTCGGCCCGCTGGGCCTGTCCAGCCGGCCGCGTGACCTCGCCACCCAGCAGGCGGCCGCCTCGGTCGGCCAGGGGGTCCTGGTCGCCCGCTACACCTCCTCCTTCGCCCGGTACGGCCTGCGCGTCGGTCAGGTCCTGCTGACCGCCGACGACATGATGCGGCGATCGCACCATGTCAACGCCCAGCGCACACTGGGCCGGCTGCTGGAGCTGGGCATCGTCCCGGTGGTCAACGAGAACGACACCGTGGCCACCGACGAGATCCGGTTCGGTGACAACGACCGGCTCGCCGCCCTGGTGGCCCACCTGACCCGCGCCGACGCGCTGGTGCTCCTGTCCGACGTGGACGCCCTCTACGACGGTGACCCCCGCCGTCCCGGCGCCCGCAGGCTCGGCGACGTGCGCGGGCCGGACGACCTGATCGGGGTCGAACTGGGGAAGGGGGGAGCGGTCGGCACCGGCGGGATGGTCACCAAGGTGCAGGCGGCCAGGATCGCCACCGGGGCGGGCGTTCCCGTGGTCCTGACCGCGGCCGCACACGCCGCCCAGGCCCTCGCGGGCAGCGACGTCGGCACCTACTTCCATCCGGACGGCCGCCATCCCGGCACCCGGCTGCTCTGGCTGGCCCACGCCACCACCGGCCGGGGACGGCTCCATCTGGATCCCGGGGCGGTCGAGGCCGTGGTGAGCCGCCGCAAGTCGCTGCTGCCCGCCGGGGTCACCGCCGTCGACGGCGAGTTCGCGGCCGGGGACCCGGTGGACCTGTGCGGGCCGCTGGGCAGGGTGGTCGCCCGCGGGCTGGTCAACTTCGACGCGGGGGAGATCCCGGAGCTGCTGGGCCGTTCCACCCGTGAGCTGGCCACCAGCCTCGGTCCGGAATATGAACGCGAGCTCATCCACCGTGATGACATCGTCATACTGGAGTCCCACCACTAG
- a CDS encoding serine/threonine protein kinase, protein MGRLGRVGSYTLVERLGRGGMGDVYLATNRRGEGVALKMLHDAVDADSEARIRLEREVRALRRVESPYVARVVDADLACERPYLVMEHIEGDTLLERVRRDGPLQGAALVTLAQGLATALSIIHAAGVVHRDLKPANVLVNAEDEPILIDFGIAQVLDATRLTMTGTFLGTPSYAAPELFVDEPVGEPADVHAWAATVAFAATGRPTFGRGTVEAQMYAILNGQADLAGIPASLLPLIRAALHREAAKRPTAAILAARLTRLARAASEPAPPKTARPVAERAVSGASKKPEARARSGSKGDKGEEPSRGGRSAAKTAASERVTRPAAGGDGTSRGGKAVAALAAEPPRAGRSTGGTDGVARGARPAAAGEGPSRGGRSASGAGEPSRGARPASGGTGAKAARRAPKGRQGEGTGAATGGRAGPLPAGNAALILLAVLSVPCVVATLLWPLATFAVTGVFAVLARTVWVGHWLVRKRVSARARGVLRVVSFPLTFVVSLLTALVWPGLPAAGLAGGVLWLTLGASLPPEWWLRPAPIAAAGIVFGVVCGGIIGREVERISSEIPELRKEGLRALAVLGGFVALCAAAVRAIALLI, encoded by the coding sequence GTGGGTCGTCTCGGGCGCGTCGGCTCCTACACGTTGGTGGAGCGCCTCGGCCGGGGCGGCATGGGGGACGTCTACCTCGCCACCAACCGCCGTGGGGAGGGCGTCGCGCTCAAGATGCTCCACGATGCCGTCGACGCCGACTCGGAGGCCCGAATACGGCTCGAGCGCGAGGTCCGCGCCCTCCGCAGGGTCGAGAGCCCCTATGTCGCGCGCGTCGTCGACGCCGACCTCGCCTGTGAACGGCCTTATCTGGTCATGGAGCACATCGAGGGGGACACCCTCCTCGAACGCGTGCGGCGCGACGGCCCGCTCCAGGGGGCAGCTCTGGTCACCCTCGCCCAGGGGCTGGCCACCGCCCTGTCGATCATCCACGCGGCCGGGGTCGTCCACCGTGACCTCAAGCCCGCCAACGTGCTCGTCAACGCCGAGGACGAGCCCATCCTGATCGACTTCGGCATCGCCCAGGTCCTGGACGCCACCCGGCTCACCATGACCGGCACCTTCCTCGGCACCCCGAGCTACGCCGCCCCCGAGCTCTTCGTGGACGAGCCCGTGGGGGAGCCCGCCGACGTGCACGCGTGGGCGGCCACGGTCGCCTTCGCCGCGACCGGACGTCCCACCTTCGGCCGTGGCACGGTTGAGGCACAGATGTACGCCATCCTCAACGGCCAGGCCGATCTGGCGGGCATTCCCGCGTCCCTGCTCCCCCTGATCCGGGCCGCTCTCCATCGCGAGGCGGCCAAACGTCCCACCGCGGCCATCCTGGCCGCCCGCCTCACGCGTCTCGCCCGAGCCGCCTCCGAGCCGGCACCGCCGAAGACCGCCAGGCCGGTCGCGGAGCGGGCCGTCTCCGGCGCGTCGAAGAAGCCGGAGGCGCGAGCCAGGTCCGGGTCCAAGGGCGACAAGGGGGAGGAGCCCTCGCGGGGTGGCCGGTCGGCTGCCAAGACGGCCGCGTCCGAGCGCGTGACGCGCCCGGCCGCCGGTGGGGACGGGACGTCCCGTGGTGGGAAGGCGGTGGCAGCTCTGGCCGCAGAGCCGCCACGGGCGGGACGGTCCACCGGAGGGACAGACGGCGTCGCGCGCGGCGCGCGGCCGGCTGCGGCCGGGGAGGGGCCGTCCCGTGGCGGGCGATCGGCTTCCGGGGCAGGTGAGCCGTCCCGGGGGGCCCGGCCGGCATCCGGCGGAACAGGGGCCAAGGCCGCCCGGAGGGCGCCCAAGGGGCGTCAGGGAGAGGGCACGGGAGCCGCGACCGGTGGCCGCGCAGGGCCGTTGCCCGCGGGGAACGCGGCACTGATCCTGCTGGCCGTACTGTCCGTGCCGTGTGTGGTGGCCACTCTGCTGTGGCCGCTGGCCACCTTCGCCGTCACCGGTGTCTTCGCCGTCCTGGCCCGCACGGTCTGGGTCGGGCACTGGCTGGTCAGGAAACGCGTGTCGGCCAGGGCCCGGGGTGTGTTGCGCGTCGTGAGCTTCCCGTTGACCTTCGTGGTGTCACTGCTGACCGCACTGGTCTGGCCGGGGCTGCCGGCGGCGGGGCTCGCGGGCGGAGTGCTGTGGCTGACTCTCGGCGCGTCCCTGCCGCCGGAGTGGTGGCTGCGCCCCGCTCCCATCGCCGCCGCCGGCATCGTGTTCGGGGTCGTCTGCGGCGGGATCATCGGACGTGAGGTCGAGCGGATCAGCTCCGAGATCCCCGAACTCCGCAAGGAGGGCCTGCGGGCGCTCGCCGTGCTGGGCGGGTTCGTCGCCCTGTGCGCGGCAGCCGTACGCGCGATCGCCCTCCTGATCTGA
- the nadD gene encoding nicotinate-nucleotide adenylyltransferase, translated as MMNAPTGQGKRRLGVMGGTFDPIHHGHLVAASEVAHHFDLDEVVFVPTGRPWQKADRTVSAPEDRYLMTVIATASNPRFSVSRVDIDRPGPTFTIDTLRDIATAWGPDVELYFITGADALAQILSWRDVDELFTIAHFVGATRPGHHLHDPGLPEGRVSLVEIPALSISSSECRERVATGRPIWYLVPDGIVQYINKRGLYRSVSP; from the coding sequence ATGATGAACGCGCCTACCGGTCAGGGGAAGCGACGACTGGGCGTCATGGGCGGCACCTTCGACCCGATCCACCATGGGCACCTGGTCGCCGCCAGCGAGGTCGCCCACCACTTCGACCTCGACGAGGTGGTCTTCGTGCCGACCGGCCGCCCGTGGCAGAAGGCCGACAGGACGGTGTCCGCGCCCGAGGACCGCTACCTGATGACGGTCATCGCGACCGCCTCCAACCCGCGCTTCTCGGTGAGCCGGGTGGACATCGACCGACCGGGCCCGACCTTCACCATCGACACCCTGCGTGACATCGCCACCGCCTGGGGCCCGGACGTCGAGCTGTACTTCATCACCGGAGCCGACGCCCTCGCCCAGATCCTGAGCTGGCGCGACGTCGACGAGCTGTTCACCATCGCGCACTTCGTCGGTGCCACCCGGCCCGGGCACCATCTGCACGACCCGGGGCTGCCGGAGGGCAGGGTCAGCCTGGTGGAGATTCCGGCACTGTCCATTTCGTCCTCGGAGTGCCGGGAACGGGTGGCCACGGGACGCCCCATCTGGTATCTAGTGCCTGACGGTATCGTTCAGTACATCAACAAGCGCGGTCTTTACCGCTCCGTGAGCCCCTGA
- a CDS encoding histidine phosphatase family protein, protein MSRRVVCLRHGQTLWNVEQRFQGHSDIPLDETGVAQAARAASLLASLRPNMIVSSDLQRALDTASALGRVAGLDVTVDKDLRERGGGEWEGLTREEISTGWPREFTAWEAPGGEHVTDVAERVSTSIRRWAAELDSGGLLVIASHGAAIRLGIARLMGLPEELWPALGGLGNCSWSVLEEARKGWRLLEHNAGTLPEPVQSDDSPEATED, encoded by the coding sequence GTGAGTCGCCGTGTCGTCTGCCTGAGGCATGGCCAGACCCTGTGGAACGTCGAGCAACGTTTCCAGGGCCACAGCGACATCCCGCTGGACGAGACCGGTGTGGCGCAGGCGGCCCGCGCCGCCTCGCTGCTCGCCTCGCTCCGCCCCAACATGATCGTCTCTTCCGACCTGCAGCGGGCGCTGGACACCGCCTCGGCGCTCGGCCGTGTCGCCGGCCTTGACGTGACCGTGGACAAGGACCTGCGTGAGCGCGGGGGCGGTGAGTGGGAGGGCCTCACCCGTGAGGAGATCTCCACCGGCTGGCCCCGCGAGTTCACCGCCTGGGAGGCTCCGGGAGGCGAGCACGTCACCGACGTGGCCGAGAGGGTGTCGACGTCGATCCGCCGCTGGGCGGCCGAACTCGACTCCGGCGGCCTGCTGGTGATCGCCTCCCACGGGGCGGCGATCCGGCTTGGCATCGCCAGGCTGATGGGTCTTCCGGAGGAGCTCTGGCCCGCTCTGGGAGGTCTGGGAAACTGCTCGTGGTCGGTGTTGGAGGAGGCGCGCAAGGGCTGGCGTCTGCTTGAGCACAACGCCGGAACGCTCCCCGAGCCGGTCCAGAGTGACGACAGTCCCGAGGCCACGGAAGACTGA
- a CDS encoding glutamate-5-semialdehyde dehydrogenase has protein sequence MSEDFLKVALAAKEATAELAPLPRAPKDAALRVIADALVARSAEIVTANALDVDRARQSGISEYMIDRLRLDEGRVGAIAEAVRQVADLPDPVGEVIRGNTLPNGLELRQLRVPLGVIGIIYEGRPNVTVDAAALCLKSGNATLLRGSSSAYESNTVLVRIMQDALAGTEVPAGAVQLVPGQTRDSAKELMRARGLVDVLIPRGGASLIDSVVEESTVPVIETGVGNCHVYVDADADIDLAIAILLNSKVQRPSVCNAAETLLVHAAVADAFVPRALAALTEEGVTVHGDARISAYGDVVPAGEEDFRDEYLSLDIAAAVVDSLEDAVAHIRKYGSGHTDAIVTRSVTASRRFVALVDSAAVAVNASTRFTDGGEFGFGAEIGISTQKLHARGPMGLPELTSTKWVYTGEGHLRTGAGTVVASKAGGGDGR, from the coding sequence ATGTCCGAGGACTTCCTGAAGGTAGCCCTGGCGGCTAAAGAGGCCACCGCCGAGCTGGCCCCGCTGCCGAGGGCCCCGAAGGACGCCGCGCTCCGGGTGATCGCCGACGCCCTGGTGGCGCGGTCAGCCGAGATCGTCACGGCCAACGCGCTCGATGTGGACAGGGCACGGCAGAGCGGCATCTCCGAATACATGATTGACCGGCTCCGGCTCGACGAGGGCCGTGTCGGGGCCATCGCGGAGGCGGTCCGTCAGGTCGCCGACCTGCCCGACCCGGTGGGTGAGGTGATCCGGGGCAACACGCTGCCCAATGGCCTGGAGCTGCGCCAGCTCCGGGTGCCGCTCGGCGTGATCGGCATCATCTACGAGGGCCGTCCCAACGTGACCGTGGACGCCGCCGCGCTCTGCCTGAAGAGCGGCAACGCCACCCTGCTGCGAGGATCGTCCAGCGCCTACGAGTCGAACACGGTCCTCGTCCGGATCATGCAGGACGCGTTGGCGGGTACGGAGGTCCCGGCGGGAGCGGTGCAGCTGGTTCCCGGCCAGACCCGCGACTCGGCCAAGGAGCTCATGCGGGCCCGTGGCCTGGTGGACGTGCTGATCCCGCGTGGAGGGGCCTCTCTGATCGACTCGGTGGTCGAGGAGTCCACGGTCCCGGTCATCGAGACCGGTGTGGGCAACTGCCACGTCTACGTCGACGCCGACGCCGACATCGACCTCGCGATCGCGATTCTGCTCAACTCCAAGGTCCAGCGGCCCTCGGTGTGCAACGCCGCCGAGACGCTCCTGGTGCACGCCGCCGTGGCCGACGCCTTCGTGCCGCGCGCGCTGGCCGCCCTGACCGAGGAGGGCGTGACGGTGCACGGCGACGCCCGGATCTCGGCCTACGGTGACGTGGTGCCGGCCGGTGAGGAGGACTTCCGCGACGAGTATCTCTCGCTGGACATCGCCGCCGCCGTGGTCGACTCGCTGGAGGACGCGGTCGCGCACATCAGGAAGTACGGCTCGGGCCACACCGACGCGATCGTCACCCGCTCGGTCACCGCGTCCCGCAGGTTCGTCGCCCTGGTCGACTCCGCCGCCGTGGCGGTCAACGCCTCGACCAGGTTCACCGACGGCGGCGAGTTCGGCTTCGGCGCCGAGATCGGCATCTCCACCCAGAAGCTGCACGCGCGCGGCCCCATGGGCCTCCCCGAGCTGACCTCCACCAAGTGGGTCTACACCGGAGAGGGTCATCTGCGCACCGGTGCGGGCACGGTCGTCGCCTCCAAGGCCGGCGGCGGGGACGGCAGGTAG
- a CDS encoding DUF523 domain-containing protein → MEKVMVSACMMGRKVRYDGAAKTSGDALLATWRQEGRLVPFCPEVEGGLPVPRPAAEIEGGAGGTAVLAGTARVLATDGTDVTQAFLAGARAALAAAQALGVRVAILKEGSPSCGSLTIYDGSFAGRRLPGSGVTTALLEQHGIAVFGEDRIPDAGIRLRELDGS, encoded by the coding sequence ATGGAGAAGGTCATGGTCAGCGCCTGCATGATGGGGCGGAAGGTCCGCTATGACGGAGCCGCCAAGACGAGTGGTGACGCGCTGCTGGCCACCTGGCGGCAGGAGGGCCGCCTCGTCCCGTTCTGCCCGGAGGTCGAGGGCGGGCTGCCCGTCCCCCGCCCGGCCGCCGAGATCGAGGGCGGCGCCGGGGGCACGGCCGTGCTCGCCGGAACCGCCCGAGTGCTGGCCACCGACGGCACCGACGTCACGCAGGCCTTCCTGGCAGGCGCCCGGGCGGCACTCGCCGCCGCCCAGGCCCTCGGTGTCAGGGTGGCGATCCTGAAGGAGGGGAGCCCCTCCTGCGGAAGCCTGACCATCTACGACGGCAGTTTCGCCGGCCGCCGCCTGCCCGGCAGCGGCGTCACCACCGCTCTGCTCGAACAGCACGGCATCGCGGTGTTCGGCGAGGACCGCATCCCCGACGCCGGGATACGGCTCCGCGAGCTCGATGGAAGCTGA